A DNA window from Phragmites australis chromosome 11, lpPhrAust1.1, whole genome shotgun sequence contains the following coding sequences:
- the LOC133884028 gene encoding uncharacterized protein LOC133884028, whose amino-acid sequence MRDATIKRATNETPTNERVTNERDTTKKPTKKAKKSKRKVAHDEESDSSYDTDLAASSDSDSDCNDPEYDPDCEIVDEDDVPVFSYDVDDPCIDNDVIFSDVDQCNKKYIGCKVKTSGSKHTCGSFNKCGDTMASNKWVANRVVDLLRDKPTMGPKELQDELKKKYKMDVPYDRVYRGKERALDMINGKWDDSYDLLPTYRAELLKSVPDSIIELDTEEHNGDVCFRRLFVALKPCIDGFLQGCRPYIAMDSTHLTGRSRGQLASAVAVDGHNWLFPVAYGVIETESKESLVISTDAGKGIEGAVDDVYPGVEHRECMRHLWKNMKKKYYGPLFAQNMWAAAKSFTIEKFNYHMGKIEEKSPDALSWLDNNHPYVWSRSKFSDDCKVDYINNNLSECFNSWVSKTKDMQIVDMHDKIRQMIITKFHLRGKIGSNMEGRIIPAITKSLNAKSKAIKDHEVLTCGAGTAEVTVSTIRHVINLEQKTCSCRVWQVTGKPCSHALAFIAKLSREVHMDDFVHEYFSVERFRKAYAGVFNPMTSKHQWPRVDIGCKIKKPKLRRKPGRPRVSRIKASDEAHTRKRRECTECHELGHTAKHCQGGLTASQKRRFSSSENTSGEGSNDPSVTHTSK is encoded by the exons ATGAGAGATGCCACAATTAAGAGAGCCACAAATGAGACACCCACCAATGAGAGAGTCACCAATGAGAGAGATACAACCAAGAAGCCTACCAAGAAAGCCAAAAAGTCCAAAAGAAAAGTTGCACATGATGAGGAGAG TGATAGCAGCTATGACACTGATTTGGCTGCATCATCTGACTCTGACTCTGATTGCAATGACCCTGAGTATGATCCTGATTGTGAAATAGTTGATGAGGACGATGTTCCTGTCTTTTCatatgatgttgatgatccatgtATTGATAATGATGTGATATTCTCAGATGTTGACCAGTGCAA CAAGAAGTACATTGGATGCAAG GTGAAGACGAGTGGATCAAAGCACACTTGTGGTTCATTCAACAAATGTGGTGACACGATGGCCTCAAATAAATGGGTAGCTAATAGAGTGGTGGACTTGTTGCGGGACAAACCCACAATGGGACCTAAGGAGTTGCAGGatgagctgaagaagaagtacaAGATGGATGTTCCATATGACAGGGTATACAGAGGcaaagagagagcacttgacaTGATAAATGGGAAGTGGGATGACAGTTATGATTTGCTACCTACTTATCGCGCTGAGCTTCTCAAATCAGTACCTGACAGTATCATTGAGTTAGACACAGAAGAGCACAATGGGGATGTGTGTTTCAGGAGGTTATTTGTTGCTCTTAAACCATGTATTGATGGTTTTTTGCAAGGATGCAGGCCCTATATTGCCATGGACTCCACTCACTTGACAGGAAGGTCAAGAGGTCAGTTGGCATCAGCTGTTGCAGTGGATGGTCATAACTGGTTATTTCCAGTTGCATATGGAGTGATTGAGACAGAGTCTAAGGAAA GTTTGGTAATCAGTACAGATGCAGGCAAAGGAATAGAAGGGGCTGTAGATGATGTGTACCCAGGAGTGGAACATAGAGAGTGTATGAGGCACTTgtggaagaacatgaagaaaaagTACTATGGTCCCTTGTTTGCTCAGAATATGTGGGCAGCCGCCAAGAGCTTCACAATTGAGAAGTTCAATTACCACATGGGGAAGATAGAGGAGAAGAGTCCTGATGCACTTTCCTGGTTGGATAACAATCATCCATATGTGTGGAGTAGAAGCAAATTCTCTGATGACTGCAAGGTAGATTACATCAATAATAACCTCTCTGAATGTTTCAATAGCTGGGTGTCAAAAACCAAGGACATGCAGATTGTGGATATGCATGACAAGATAAGACAGATGATCATAACCAAGTTTCATTTGAGAGGAAAGATTGGTAGTAACATGGAGGGCAGAATAATCCCAGCTATTACTAAGTCTTTGAATGCTAAAAGCAAGGCTATTAAGGACCATGAGGTCTTGACATGTGGAGCTGGAACAGCTGAAGTAACTGTGTCCACCATCAGGCATGTAATCAACTTGGAGCAGAAGACATGTAGTTGTAGGGTTTGGCAAGTGACTGGAAAGCCCTGTAGCCATGCTTTAGCTTTCATTGCAAAGCTTAGTAGGGAGGTACATATGGATGACTTTGTCCATGAATACTTCTCTGTTGAGAGGTTCAGAAAGGCATATGCAGGTGTTTTTAATCCAATGACATCGAAGCATCAATGGCCACGTGTTGACATAGGTTGCAAAATCAAGAAGCCTAAATTGCGAAGGAAACCTGGGAGACCAAGAGTATCCAGGATCAAGGCATCTGATGAGGCACACACTAGGAAGAGAAGAGAATGCACCGAATGTCATGAACTAGGACATACAGCCAAGCATTGCCAAGGAGGTCTCACAGCTAGTCAAAAGAGGAGGTTTTCATCTTCAGAAAATACATCAGGAGAGGGGAGCAATGATCCAAGTGTTACACACACATCAAAGTAA